The proteins below are encoded in one region of Candidatus Paceibacterota bacterium:
- a CDS encoding DeoR family transcriptional regulator — protein MAELQLNERQKQALTFVKTHGRIDNSDYQKLLSVSKPTASRDLEQLRSLGVLEKIGHTGKGTYYVLARKGLTNGSKGSAPAKGSQRAQTAHPAPARAGCLPNAPRPKPARRRPPKQS, from the coding sequence ATGGCCGAACTGCAGCTCAACGAGCGGCAGAAGCAGGCGCTAACCTTCGTCAAAACCCACGGCCGCATTGACAACAGCGACTACCAGAAACTGCTTTCTGTCTCCAAACCCACCGCATCTCGGGACCTCGAACAACTGCGTTCGCTGGGGGTGCTGGAGAAGATCGGCCACACGGGCAAGGGAACCTACTACGTCCTCGCCCGCAAAGGGCTCACAAACGGCTCAAAGGGCTCAGCCCCGGCGAAGGGCTCACAAAGGGCTCAAACGGCTCACCCGGCCCCGGCACGAGCTGGGTGCTTGCCAAACGCCCCGCGCCCCAAACCGGCCCGAAGGAGGCCACCGAAACAGTCGTAA
- a CDS encoding DUF4194 domain-containing protein — translation MNTEFTPLDFVKTRLLKEAIYRKDQEDWEVLRTNQDKVNHFFHSLGLRLVMDEAEGFAFLDQIQIEGVDRVPKLTQRRQLSYQATLLLVCLREEFCRFDTAAPDATRLMKTVGELQDLVSAFLKESTNQVRDMSRISAAIQRLTDLGYLERISDDPETYEAKPIIKAKLGPEQLEDIKLRLSKYANLNSDTSD, via the coding sequence ATGAACACTGAATTTACACCCTTAGACTTCGTAAAGACGCGTCTTCTCAAAGAAGCGATCTACCGCAAAGACCAGGAGGATTGGGAGGTGCTCCGCACTAACCAAGACAAGGTAAATCACTTTTTCCACAGCCTGGGTCTCAGGCTCGTCATGGATGAAGCTGAGGGCTTCGCCTTCCTCGATCAAATCCAGATCGAAGGGGTGGACCGCGTGCCCAAACTCACCCAGCGCCGACAGCTTAGCTACCAAGCTACCCTGCTCCTCGTGTGTCTCCGGGAGGAGTTCTGCCGCTTTGACACCGCAGCCCCGGATGCTACGCGTCTCATGAAAACCGTTGGGGAACTGCAGGACCTCGTCTCCGCCTTCCTGAAGGAAAGCACAAACCAGGTCAGAGATATGAGCCGGATCTCCGCCGCAATCCAAAGGCTGACAGACCTCGGCTACCTCGAGAGAATCAGCGACGACCCGGAGACCTACGAAGCTAAACCGATCATCAAAGCTAAACTGGGCCCCGAGCAGCTCGAGGATATCAAACTTCGGCTCAGCAAGTATGCAAACCTTAATTCCGATACAAGCGACTGA
- a CDS encoding DUF3375 domain-containing protein, producing MDYQELRQLTAYPAVDLLRSDNAAMVLGFLFRAFKAHHRTVLPEGQIRALLETYLEELRDAEPEHYTMAAVQYLSIWCDNAHQWLRKYMLDDSTEPLFEMTSGSEKALLWMEQLAATTEFVGTESRLDSIFKGLDDLLKNTTTDPTSRIKQLEAETTQIQDEIDRIRTTGVVPTYTPVQINERFAQLLSTARELLGDFRMVEDNLKRIAQSIAEAHARPGITKGNILGQMLDADEALRNSEQGQSFYAFWALLLSTQRQQEFQDALKKVIALKDLNDRLRSSPLLTNLVSHLLTEGEKVLDSGQRMATNLRRVLDTRRAADRAKVQELIQDIQALAIQLRPNPPEEPVFDVLEFENFFNAISRPLWQAPPQMTVLDQVNVADGTISKEDLKAFSNLPHISLHEMRTNIRAVLEDHQTQTLEQVLDHFPPKYGMFEVLGYLLVALADRKHYVGEEDQVITVAAPKPTKWRVPRVLFCR from the coding sequence ATGGATTACCAGGAACTCAGACAGCTTACCGCCTACCCAGCAGTCGACCTGCTCAGGAGTGACAACGCGGCCATGGTCCTCGGGTTCCTGTTCCGTGCATTCAAGGCACATCACCGAACGGTGCTTCCGGAAGGACAAATCCGCGCATTGCTGGAAACGTACCTAGAAGAACTACGAGACGCCGAACCCGAACACTATACGATGGCGGCCGTTCAGTATCTCTCGATTTGGTGCGACAACGCCCACCAGTGGCTCCGGAAATACATGCTCGACGATTCCACTGAGCCCCTTTTTGAGATGACTTCCGGGTCGGAAAAGGCCCTGCTGTGGATGGAGCAACTGGCCGCCACCACCGAGTTCGTTGGCACCGAAAGCCGGCTCGACAGTATCTTCAAAGGCCTTGATGACCTCCTGAAGAACACCACCACGGACCCGACCTCCCGCATAAAGCAACTCGAAGCGGAAACCACACAAATTCAAGACGAAATCGACCGCATCCGCACCACCGGAGTCGTCCCGACCTACACGCCGGTTCAAATCAACGAGCGGTTTGCCCAGCTCCTCTCAACCGCTCGCGAACTCTTGGGCGATTTCCGGATGGTGGAAGACAACTTGAAGAGAATCGCCCAATCCATCGCGGAAGCCCATGCCAGGCCGGGCATCACCAAGGGAAACATCCTTGGCCAGATGCTCGACGCCGACGAGGCCCTGCGAAACTCCGAACAGGGCCAGTCCTTCTATGCCTTCTGGGCCCTGCTGCTCTCCACCCAACGCCAGCAGGAATTTCAGGACGCGCTCAAGAAGGTCATTGCCCTGAAAGACCTCAACGATAGGCTCAGGTCGAGCCCGCTACTCACCAACCTCGTCTCCCATCTCCTCACCGAGGGGGAGAAGGTTTTGGACTCCGGCCAGCGCATGGCCACCAACCTCCGCCGCGTTTTGGATACCCGCCGTGCCGCCGACCGTGCCAAGGTGCAGGAGCTAATCCAGGACATACAAGCGCTGGCCATCCAACTCCGTCCCAATCCTCCGGAAGAGCCCGTGTTCGATGTCCTGGAGTTTGAGAATTTCTTCAACGCCATCAGCCGGCCGCTTTGGCAAGCACCGCCCCAAATGACTGTCCTCGACCAAGTGAACGTGGCCGACGGCACCATCAGCAAGGAAGACCTTAAGGCGTTCTCCAATCTTCCGCACATCAGCCTGCACGAAATGCGGACGAACATTCGAGCGGTACTGGAAGACCACCAGACACAAACACTCGAGCAGGTTCTGGATCACTTCCCGCCCAAGTACGGCATGTTTGAAGTCCTCGGGTACCTGCTAGTGGCTCTGGCTGACCGGAAACACTACGTAGGCGAGGAAGACCAAGTCATCACCGTTGCTGCCCCAAAACCCACAAAATGGCGGGTTCCCCGTGTGCTATTCTGCCGATGA